A window of the Butyricimonas virosa genome harbors these coding sequences:
- a CDS encoding SusC/RagA family TonB-linked outer membrane protein codes for MKFLVLLLFVSTLQLSAGVYSQEARVSLHLENASFEEVVKVLERTTDYTFLFRDNQVAGIRNLNLAYTDVDIKVVLDACLKGTRLTYRLVDNTIVIQHVVVASVDTLSKFTVKGIVKDKKGELLPGVTIRVKGTTLGFVTNVKGEFDIDLPKRDNLMLIFSFVGYKRQEVPVKNDNKSLAIVLEEDLQTVDEVVVTGIFNKPKESFTGAVTAVSKEEIKAKYSRNLLQTLSNIDPSFRIIQNNDAGSDPNHLPEIQLRGASTLSSVEDLQNANRATLNYPLFIMDGFEVDLERVMDLNENEVENITILKDASATSLYGSRGANGVVVITTTRPAAGKLRISYNGQIKIESPDLSSYNLATAAEKLEFEHKNGVWDLYEDTYQELKNAVDKGENYDWMSVPVRTGIGQTHRLNFMGGADDWRFRFDLSYDSTVGVMKGSDRNNVNGTLEVDYMTEKWMVMQSFSLGVNTSKNSVYGNFSDYVQMNRYWNPYDENGDPVTYYYHPLNQDPIDNPLYDWRVGCWNDSKYTSLRSNTSIRYTICPGFQVVGSVGLSRKISRKDSFIPPSHKWYADKELKQKGRYDRRDKTADVWQTALTVNYTNTFNEKHMLTVNLNGEMQEDLEDEVSWAATGFLTDKIDNIGMSLGYPDAWGTSGEETTMRRISLRGSVNYYYDMRYFLDISYSTDGSSSFGSESRWGSFWSFGGGWNIYNERFIKENVGWISDLRVRYSYGVSGNMGFSPADAMTVYRQNVNETYLSGVGVEMERFANPYLQWQNTYQHNVGFDMGFFSNRIAFQFNYYNKLTDNAVQDIFLPISHGFENFKGNIGKIRNEGYEFNVTLYPIRNTVKNINWSITGRFNRQVNTIVQLSEGFKEKVKYSSKTMSGASEYYRYIEGHSMDAIYGLRSVGVDPSTGYRMFLDKNNNITFRQSSEDLVWLGDRQPKLNGNISTSFSYKGLSLNVGFGVKWGGYQVNFTELTKGENLSLLYNVDKRALSQGWEKPGDVSRYKLYQVTSDASRQYTYPNSMFVHKDNVFSCTNINVSYLIPRKWCQKLGMESLSVSAYLSDIFYLSTIKWERGIDYPFSINPNFSISCSF; via the coding sequence ATGAAATTTTTAGTATTGCTTTTATTCGTATCAACGTTGCAGCTATCGGCAGGTGTGTATAGTCAAGAGGCAAGGGTCTCCCTTCATTTGGAGAATGCTTCATTTGAAGAGGTTGTAAAAGTTTTGGAAAGGACGACTGATTACACGTTCTTATTTCGTGATAATCAGGTTGCTGGTATTCGAAATTTGAATCTAGCATATACAGATGTTGATATTAAAGTTGTGTTAGATGCGTGTTTAAAAGGTACTAGGCTCACTTATAGATTAGTTGATAATACAATTGTTATTCAGCATGTTGTGGTAGCGAGTGTCGATACGCTTTCTAAATTTACGGTGAAAGGAATTGTGAAGGATAAGAAGGGAGAATTACTTCCTGGGGTGACTATTCGGGTAAAAGGAACAACTTTAGGATTTGTAACTAATGTAAAAGGGGAATTTGATATTGATTTGCCTAAACGGGATAATTTGATGTTGATTTTTTCTTTCGTAGGGTATAAACGGCAAGAGGTTCCGGTGAAAAATGATAACAAGTCTCTTGCGATCGTGTTGGAGGAAGACTTACAGACGGTAGACGAGGTGGTGGTGACAGGTATTTTTAATAAACCGAAAGAGAGTTTCACGGGAGCGGTAACTGCTGTTTCAAAAGAAGAAATAAAAGCAAAATATTCTCGTAATCTTTTGCAGACATTGTCAAACATTGATCCTAGTTTTCGAATTATTCAAAATAATGATGCTGGCTCTGATCCGAATCATTTACCTGAAATTCAGTTGCGTGGGGCTTCAACCTTATCAAGTGTGGAAGATTTGCAGAATGCTAATCGGGCTACATTGAATTACCCGTTGTTTATAATGGATGGGTTTGAGGTCGATTTGGAACGCGTGATGGATTTGAACGAGAATGAAGTAGAAAATATCACGATTTTGAAGGATGCAAGTGCAACATCTTTATATGGATCTAGGGGTGCTAATGGTGTGGTGGTGATTACGACAACTCGTCCAGCAGCTGGTAAATTGCGAATTTCTTATAATGGGCAAATAAAAATAGAGAGTCCGGATTTGAGTTCTTATAATTTAGCAACGGCTGCAGAAAAACTGGAATTTGAGCATAAGAATGGGGTATGGGATTTATATGAAGATACCTATCAAGAATTAAAAAATGCTGTTGACAAGGGGGAAAATTATGATTGGATGTCGGTACCAGTTCGTACGGGAATAGGGCAAACTCATCGTTTGAATTTTATGGGGGGGGCGGATGATTGGCGTTTTCGTTTTGATTTGTCATACGATTCAACCGTGGGGGTTATGAAAGGATCTGACCGTAATAATGTCAATGGAACGTTAGAGGTGGACTATATGACAGAAAAATGGATGGTGATGCAATCGTTTTCTCTTGGAGTGAATACATCTAAAAATAGTGTTTATGGTAATTTTTCGGATTATGTGCAAATGAATCGGTATTGGAACCCTTACGATGAAAATGGTGATCCTGTAACTTATTATTATCATCCGTTAAATCAAGATCCTATAGATAACCCTTTGTATGATTGGAGGGTTGGATGTTGGAATGATTCCAAGTATACTTCTTTACGGAGTAATACCTCGATTCGTTACACGATTTGTCCGGGTTTTCAAGTGGTTGGTTCCGTGGGATTAAGTAGGAAAATTTCTCGTAAAGATAGTTTTATACCTCCTTCGCATAAATGGTATGCAGATAAAGAATTAAAGCAGAAAGGACGTTATGATCGAAGAGATAAGACTGCGGATGTATGGCAAACAGCTTTAACAGTGAATTATACAAACACCTTCAACGAAAAACATATGTTGACCGTAAATCTGAATGGAGAGATGCAGGAAGATTTAGAAGATGAAGTAAGCTGGGCTGCCACAGGATTTCTTACGGATAAAATAGATAATATAGGAATGTCTTTAGGATATCCGGATGCTTGGGGTACAAGTGGTGAAGAGACTACCATGCGTAGAATATCTTTACGTGGTTCCGTGAATTATTATTATGATATGCGTTACTTTTTAGATATTTCGTATAGTACGGATGGTTCTTCATCTTTTGGGTCGGAAAGTCGTTGGGGATCTTTTTGGTCATTCGGGGGAGGATGGAACATATATAATGAGCGTTTTATCAAGGAAAACGTGGGGTGGATTAGTGACTTGAGAGTACGTTACTCTTATGGCGTATCTGGAAATATGGGATTTAGTCCGGCAGATGCTATGACGGTGTATAGGCAAAATGTGAACGAAACTTATTTATCCGGTGTAGGGGTTGAGATGGAACGGTTTGCTAACCCATATTTACAATGGCAGAATACGTATCAGCACAATGTCGGTTTTGATATGGGTTTCTTTAGTAATCGCATTGCATTCCAGTTTAATTATTATAATAAGTTGACGGATAACGCCGTGCAAGATATATTCTTACCGATTTCTCATGGATTTGAGAATTTTAAAGGGAATATCGGGAAGATACGGAATGAAGGATACGAGTTTAATGTTACGCTTTATCCTATTCGTAATACCGTGAAAAATATAAACTGGAGTATTACGGGACGATTTAATCGCCAGGTAAACACGATCGTCCAATTATCGGAAGGTTTTAAAGAGAAGGTTAAATATAGTTCGAAAACCATGAGTGGGGCAAGTGAATATTATCGTTACATTGAAGGACATTCTATGGATGCCATTTACGGATTACGTTCTGTTGGAGTCGATCCGTCAACAGGTTATCGAATGTTTTTGGATAAGAACAATAATATAACTTTCAGACAAAGTTCAGAAGATCTTGTTTGGTTGGGAGACCGTCAACCTAAACTTAATGGGAATATCAGTACTTCATTTTCTTATAAGGGTCTCTCGCTTAATGTCGGATTTGGCGTGAAGTGGGGAGGGTATCAGGTTAATTTTACAGAATTGACTAAGGGAGAGAACTTGAGTTTGTTGTATAATGTGGATAAACGAGCATTGTCTCAAGGTTGGGAGAAACCGGGAGATGTATCTCGATATAAACTTTATCAAGTTACATCAGATGCTTCGAGACAGTATACGTATCCCAATAGTATGTTTGTACATAAGGATAACGTGTTTAGTTGTACAAATATAAATGTTTCTTATCTAATACCTCGGAAATGGTGTCAAAAGTTGGGGATGGAATCCTTGTCGGTGAGTGCCTATTTAAGTGATATATTTTATTTATCAACAATCAAGTGGGAGAGGGGAATAGATTATCCATTTTCAATTAACCCGAATTTTTCAATTTCTTGTTCATTCTAA
- a CDS encoding RagB/SusD family nutrient uptake outer membrane protein, whose product MRKKIYSLSIALLLGCSACNDWLTVQPATSILAEDLYATNDGIKQALNGTYLNMRGVLYNPAGYMGGGGMTESLACSWTVSEGNREYDLSNHDYDSDLVESSLSSSFQGFYKIVVTMNDLIQGVELNKKKISDDVYNIGVGEAHALRALAHFDLIRLWGPVPSKVDVNRTYLPYVTVNSANRYEYVTYEKYMTLLFEDLKRAEELLGKSDVVLKMSFEDTETTSSVWPCRKSRMNYYGVLGLLARVHLWYGNIEEALRYARLVKDATNPDGSKKFRLTNEVDDFPDNSWVDGTCYSEHICGTKCDTYDYGKGGWQSGRAMIVNVNPTFVQTLFDGNTSDFRYKKLWTYERTGLMIYGYVLRKYRCFYTGTKAAQNFPIIRLSEMYLMIMEKAPLTEANEVYKEFCTARGIEYVPLTETDRQERVCKEWIRELIGEGQNFFTYKRLNVRNMIFGISECSEEQYILPIPEKEYLGE is encoded by the coding sequence ATGAGAAAAAAAATATATAGTTTGAGTATAGCATTATTGTTAGGATGTAGTGCTTGCAATGATTGGTTGACGGTACAACCGGCGACGTCAATATTGGCAGAAGACTTGTATGCTACAAATGACGGGATAAAACAAGCGTTAAATGGGACATATCTGAATATGCGGGGGGTATTATATAATCCGGCCGGTTATATGGGAGGAGGAGGTATGACGGAATCATTAGCGTGTTCATGGACTGTAAGTGAAGGTAATCGAGAGTATGATTTAAGTAATCATGATTACGATTCTGATTTGGTGGAAAGTTCTTTAAGTAGTTCTTTCCAAGGTTTTTATAAGATTGTAGTTACCATGAATGATTTGATTCAAGGGGTTGAATTGAATAAGAAAAAAATTTCTGATGACGTTTATAATATTGGGGTGGGGGAAGCTCATGCTCTCCGTGCATTGGCTCATTTTGATTTGATTCGTTTGTGGGGACCCGTTCCTTCAAAGGTTGATGTTAACAGAACTTATTTGCCTTATGTTACCGTAAATTCTGCTAATAGGTATGAGTATGTTACATATGAAAAATATATGACATTATTATTCGAGGACTTGAAACGGGCTGAGGAATTATTAGGAAAGTCGGATGTGGTGTTGAAAATGTCTTTTGAAGATACAGAAACGACCAGTAGTGTGTGGCCTTGTCGGAAAAGCCGGATGAATTATTATGGTGTGTTAGGATTACTGGCAAGGGTTCATTTGTGGTACGGGAATATTGAAGAAGCGTTGAGATATGCTCGACTCGTGAAAGATGCGACAAACCCGGATGGTTCTAAAAAGTTTCGTTTAACAAATGAGGTTGATGATTTTCCGGATAATTCGTGGGTGGATGGAACTTGTTATAGTGAACATATTTGTGGCACCAAATGTGATACTTATGATTATGGTAAAGGTGGTTGGCAGTCAGGACGGGCGATGATTGTAAATGTTAATCCGACTTTTGTACAGACTTTATTTGATGGAAATACGTCTGATTTCCGTTATAAAAAGTTGTGGACTTATGAAAGAACTGGATTAATGATTTATGGATATGTTTTAAGAAAATACAGATGTTTTTATACTGGGACGAAAGCAGCGCAAAATTTTCCAATTATTCGTTTGTCTGAAATGTATTTGATGATTATGGAAAAAGCTCCTTTGACGGAAGCGAATGAAGTTTATAAAGAATTTTGTACAGCTCGTGGTATTGAATATGTGCCTTTAACGGAAACAGATCGTCAGGAACGAGTGTGTAAAGAATGGATTCGAGAGTTAATAGGAGAGGGTCAGAATTTCTTTACATATAAACGGTTAAATGTAAGAAATATGATTTTTGGAATAAGTGAGTGTAGCGAGGAGCAATATATATTGCCTATTCCAGAAAAAGAATATTTAGGTGAATAA
- a CDS encoding DUF4843 domain-containing protein, whose protein sequence is MKRLFIIVFLFCLGVASCHYEKPEFYEEGDYIQFYYSNLINKDTIDRKTAPLNYPYVNSNRLRDTAWFRLQAVGRPAQKDRLVRFEPYINKADSNYITAVPGVNYVAFDDPEIQRHMIIPADSVYMNIPVVILYDAETKGSVALNFQLVPTDDFELGELTLRKGRYSYSNY, encoded by the coding sequence ATGAAAAGGTTATTTATTATTGTATTTCTATTTTGTTTAGGAGTAGCTTCTTGTCATTATGAGAAACCTGAGTTTTATGAGGAAGGTGATTATATCCAATTTTATTATAGTAATTTGATAAATAAAGATACTATCGATCGAAAAACTGCTCCGTTGAATTATCCTTATGTGAATTCAAATCGCTTGCGGGATACGGCTTGGTTTAGATTACAAGCGGTTGGGAGACCGGCCCAAAAAGATCGGTTAGTACGCTTTGAACCATACATTAATAAGGCGGATAGCAATTATATTACTGCAGTTCCAGGGGTGAATTATGTCGCTTTTGATGATCCGGAAATTCAAAGACATATGATTATTCCTGCGGATTCTGTTTATATGAATATACCTGTGGTGATTCTGTATGATGCGGAAACTAAAGGAAGTGTTGCGTTGAATTTTCAATTAGTGCCAACTGATGATTTTGAATTAGGAGAGTTGACTTTGAGAAAAGGACGTTATTCATATTCTAATTATTAA